One segment of Dehalococcoidia bacterium DNA contains the following:
- the speB gene encoding agmatinase encodes MMLSASSPAPRPFLASRPGWTRPDVAILGVPLDLTESYRPGTAAGPAAIRAISDSLETYSPALDRDLDALALADLGDLPLDGLGMDAALAAIAEQVGTIAAAGALPVLLGGEHTLTLGAVRGLLPRYPDLHLLAVDAHLDLIDRYAGESVCHATVLRRICDEIGPRRVAQVGGRSGTAPEWRYAQELLHASPELSLPAGARGVLERVPIYLTIDIDVLDPSAAPGTGCPEPGGPSFRELHRFLLSLRGLTVVALDVVEVLPAIDPAGIAAVAAAKLVRESILLFAQHDA; translated from the coding sequence ATGATGCTGTCGGCCTCCTCCCCCGCACCGCGACCGTTTCTCGCTAGCCGTCCCGGCTGGACACGGCCGGATGTGGCGATCCTCGGCGTTCCGCTGGACCTGACCGAGTCGTACCGACCCGGCACCGCTGCCGGTCCTGCCGCCATCCGCGCCATTTCGGACAGCCTCGAGACCTACAGCCCGGCCCTCGACCGCGATCTCGACGCGCTCGCTCTTGCCGACCTAGGCGACCTCCCGCTCGATGGCCTCGGGATGGATGCCGCCCTCGCCGCAATCGCGGAGCAGGTCGGCACGATCGCCGCCGCCGGGGCGCTGCCGGTGCTGCTCGGCGGCGAGCACACGCTGACGCTCGGGGCAGTGCGCGGCCTGCTCCCCCGCTATCCCGACCTGCATCTTCTTGCCGTCGACGCTCATCTCGACCTGATCGACCGCTACGCTGGGGAGAGCGTCTGCCACGCAACTGTTCTGCGCCGCATCTGCGACGAAATCGGCCCGCGGCGAGTCGCGCAGGTCGGGGGACGGTCGGGCACGGCCCCCGAGTGGCGCTACGCGCAGGAGTTGCTCCACGCCTCGCCCGAGCTGAGCCTGCCCGCGGGAGCGCGCGGTGTGCTCGAGCGGGTTCCAATCTACCTCACGATCGACATTGACGTGCTCGACCCCTCGGCCGCCCCCGGCACGGGCTGCCCGGAGCCCGGCGGCCCCTCCTTCCGCGAGCTGCACCGCTTTCTGCTCTCGCTTCGCGGCCTCACGGTTGTCGCCCTCGACGTCGTCGAGGTGCTCCCCGCCATCGACCCCGCCGGCATTGCCGCAGTCGCCGCCGCCAAGCTGGTGCGCGAGAGCATCCTGCTTTTCGCGCAGCACGACGCGTAG
- a CDS encoding class A beta-lactamase-related serine hydrolase, protein MRLLAGCALLLLLFAGSAAAQERLVPPMPSRHDEELALLLSSLIRDEPAVYGIAVKHLLTGQRAAVNGDRVFEAASLYKLAVMVELYAQNAEGEVDLDAELPAWTIVGYDAAGAPIYGEPTTYSAREAMIDMITLSDNEAAHFLLFRLGPSRINQRMAALGFPNTTVDWDTATTPNEILAMLEQMATGQLVSREASAEMIDVLLGQRVNDRIPIGLPPNVPVAHKTGNLPGMAHDAGIIYAPSGPFVLVIMTDDLWDTARGYAVIHELTRQVYRYFEHRPAPISRTP, encoded by the coding sequence ATGCGGCTGCTTGCCGGTTGCGCGCTTCTCCTGCTGCTCTTCGCCGGCAGTGCGGCAGCGCAGGAGCGTCTTGTGCCGCCGATGCCCAGCCGCCATGACGAGGAGCTTGCCCTCCTCCTCTCCTCCCTCATTCGCGACGAACCGGCGGTCTATGGCATCGCGGTCAAGCATCTGCTCACGGGGCAGCGCGCTGCAGTAAACGGCGACCGCGTGTTCGAGGCGGCCAGCCTCTACAAGCTGGCGGTCATGGTCGAGCTCTATGCGCAGAATGCCGAAGGCGAGGTCGACCTCGATGCGGAATTGCCGGCGTGGACTATCGTCGGCTATGACGCAGCCGGCGCCCCCATCTATGGTGAGCCGACAACGTACAGCGCTCGTGAAGCGATGATCGACATGATCACGCTGAGCGACAATGAGGCGGCACACTTTCTGCTTTTCCGGCTCGGCCCAAGCCGCATCAATCAGCGCATGGCGGCGCTCGGCTTTCCAAATACGACCGTCGATTGGGATACCGCGACGACGCCGAATGAGATCCTCGCGATGCTCGAGCAGATGGCGACCGGCCAGCTCGTCAGCCGCGAGGCGAGCGCTGAGATGATCGACGTTCTGCTCGGGCAGCGCGTGAACGACCGCATTCCGATCGGGCTGCCGCCGAATGTCCCCGTTGCGCATAAGACGGGCAATCTGCCGGGGATGGCGCACGATGCGGGCATTATCTATGCCCCCAGCGGCCCATTCGTCCTCGTCATCATGACCGATGACCTGTGGGACACCGCTCGCGGATATGCGGTTATCCACGAGCTGACCCGGCAGGTATATCGCTATTTCGAGCACCGCCCGGCGCCGATCAGCAGAACACCCTAA